One Vespa velutina chromosome 19, iVesVel2.1, whole genome shotgun sequence DNA segment encodes these proteins:
- the LOC124955655 gene encoding kinesin-like protein KIF6 yields MDRDVIKVYARLKPEVNRDNLTKYRILRRPKDHNKEDFLVLLAPFKDDKYIDHRPESWKFSFHHIIEEEANQRDVFEDVGRPVIESVLDGYNGTVFAYGQTGSGKTYTIAGEVSTSNRQGIVPRTLSYLFDVIKMHPENVYSVDVAYLEIYNEYGYDLLDRKQQQQQQQQQVQQTMRLEDLPRISIQEDEKGILHLKNLTFHNVKSEDQAMDLFLIGDSRRVTADTPTNPQSSRSHCIFTIVVSVKHLGASRYKRAKMHLVDLAGSERVYKCAISGTVLSEAKHINLSLHYLEQVIVCLNQENSGHIPYRNCLLTAILRDSLGGNCVTTMLATLSMSSTNIQETVSTCRFAQRVALVRNDAKLILEDDLNGENILLKLENEKLRKQIEELIKRNENLKNMLSLQEDRDDFEKKLDYYKNLVMQRDQEISVLLGLLRKARDKKNQVEGNNVEIKSKLKSKAKESTEKSGHENDIQLRKEIDSDELCKPEINLLQKSSEEKSKIKRNIENLDITRNSKNEHDSLKKANSLKKSLGVSNKVEGNPLKNNRLILEEELETKKIDTNLYDDSIYSPNLSSNRAVTNKLPDLIINDALVNYPNNNKLETQRLQNVIKYNKVDNDFEKNLPLTGDPEIDEEIIAFYKAKRSGGIY; encoded by the exons atggATAGAGACGTTATCAAAGTTTATGCCAGATTAAAACCAGAAGTAAACCGCGATAATCTTACG aaatatcgTATACTTCGTCGACCAAAGGATCACAACAAAGAAGATTTTTTGGTGTTACTGGCGCCTTTTAAAGACGACAAGTATATCGATCATCGACCCGAATCATGGAAGTTTTC GTTTCACCATATCATCGAAGAAGAAGCGAATCAACGAGATGTCTTTGAGGATGTTGGTCGGCCTGTGATCGAGAG TGTCCTTGATGGTTACAATGGTACTGTCTTCGCCTATGGCCAG ACAGGCAGTGGTAAAACTTATACGATAGCAGGTGAAGTTTCAACTAGCAATAGACAAGGTATCGTACCAAGAACCTTAAGTTATCTCTTCGACGTCATTAAGATG CATCCGGAAAACGTTTATTCCGTGGACGTGGCTTATCTGGAGATCTACAATGAATACGGTTACGATTTGCTCGATCGaaagcagcaacagcagcagcaacagcagcaggtGCAGCAGACTATGCGTTTGGAAGATTTACC ACGCATCAGCATTCAGGAGGACGAAAAGGGAATACTGCATCTCAAGAATCTGACCTTCCACAATGTAAAGAGTGAAGACCAGGCGATGGACTTATTCCTTATTGGCGATTCTCGCcg CGTTACAGCTGATACTCCTACGAATCCACAGTCATCGAGATCTCATTGTATTTTTACCATCGTCGTATCGGTAAAGCACCTTGGAGCTAGTCGTTACAAGAGAGCCAAGATGCACTTGGTCGATCTAGCAGG ATCCGAACGAGTTTACAAATGTGCGATCAGTGGAACTGTTTTGTCAGAAGCGAAACATATTAATTTGAGTTTACATTATTTAGAACAAGTTATAGTGTGCTTGAATCAGGAAAATTCAGGTCACATACCTTACAG AAATTGTTTGCTAACTGCTATTTTAAGAGACAGTCTCGGTGGAAATTGCGTGACGACGATGTTGGCTACTTTGAGTATGTCTTCTACCAATATTCAG GAAACAGTATCAACTTGTAGATTTGCTCAAAGAGTCGCTTTAGTTAGAAATGATGCTAAATTGATACTAGAGGATGATTTGAACGGTGAAAATATACTTTTGAAATTGGAGAATGAGAAGCTTCGTAAACAAATCGAAGAGTTAATAAAGCGAAATGAAAACTTAAAGAATATGTTATCTTTGCAAGAAGATAGAgatgattttgaaaaaaaattggattattataaaaatttagtgATGCAACGAGATCAAGaaattt ctGTCCTACTAGGTTTGTTAAGAAAAGCTAGggataagaaaaatcaagTGGAAGGTAACaatgtagaaataaaatctaaattgAAGTCCAAAGCGAAAGAAAGTACAG aaaaatctgGCCATGAAAACGATATACAattaagaaaggaaatagatTCCGACGAGTTATGCAAAccagaaataaatttattacaaaaatcatcagaagaaaaatcgaaaatcaaacgaaacaTTGAAAACTTAGATATTACTCGTAATAGTAAAAATGAGCATGATTCGTTGAAGAAAGcaaattcgttaaaaaaatcgTTAGGCGTGAGTAATAAAGTAGAAGGTAatcctttgaaaaataatagattgaTATTAGAAGAGGAattggaaacaaaaaagatcgATACAAATTTATACGATGATTCAATTTATTCGCCTAATTTATCTTCGAATAGGGCAGTTACCAATAAATTGcctgatttaataataaacgatgcCCTCGTTAATTATCCCAACAATAATAAACTAGAAACACAACGTTtacaaaatgttataaaatacaataaagttGATAACGATTTCGAGAAGAATTTACCATTGACAGGTGATCCAGAGATTGACGAAGAGATCATCGCATTTTATAAAGCTAAACGTTCTGGTggaatttattaa
- the LOC124955755 gene encoding uncharacterized protein LOC124955755, which produces MLEKVNKVLNTNVKSLQRRSLDSLESTPIWQEYEFGTNAGNREEVIVTNISIEEDSRLPKNEYNWIAFENNGINYLACSEETIFLLYTFDMKKNATTRRCDKFVIDARVLTFTLINVEATRLHEENDIVVIMCVENNGVTSLRWYRIFKQHLELILVLNIQQPTKDIKIVKYEGQNKLLLLFNGDNYGTPVSLIDIYSFNLDFVKKDYKVWFSQRIQVSSILDMQICKIYEHITLALNGINEVLLYEYKGNDYVHGKFEFWQIIKSNDLNNFVCFESGHMQYLATSGRESALFHFLYNEFQYNFETEDFFNAFPEIAWIVDVRIESYRDESLLLIQLKNSTVYALAWQGDRFQKISLPNFLLNNFDLSTATSIPKYGFVSGNRFVKIDTKLSQLTSPIEDKIAGIVKAKALLEELLDKQENIIDEIDERFNLMDHINYTEIKLFNASKIITTNLTIENDVFYTISFGSKNLTYKDILTNATWLKIFLNNLTEKCQTLELDLKSTFDLNSTEIDLAGDLDISGDLRINGNLYVEQFSTNSINDLPISKILKNYLTNQSDYVIDGEKSFSNIEATNLIVRKINGIPMERIMFEGSTVSYSNIDFFKINDVTIDGHLTFSKINDIKWERVVWKNKLAFIPEKTIVKGKVEAAEVNVRTLNDLSYPYDYVSEEGFVPIDITGIKNIDRLTVERLSQVLNINNVGIDEFITLENDHVFEEEITFRNITVLGPFMINGKISGFDVSRLEQEPLINETQSISSNVIFYNLTVLGNVRLEDSINGKYWSNFDDLLSKNDSKVEIVGTKTFTGNVAIDGSIYVASNEINGHAIEEFVTLTTDQVFSNLKEISENVTFDDVTYEFTKKIRKILEENTRENSNCINKSIIFENTLFVDDLSFDILNKNITSNTFNQKLNQTLQNVSFNNLRVNKLNVREISPKFINNVNLSNFMKFAITRSTMQNLTGNYTFDRLEIEDLEIKRLNGMSMKQWNDLIDRLNRSYRNIFDGNVTLESVTVKGMIYTPSINGILLDEMYNPETMGTVIFENDLYVENLTVHGFINNFNFTKLVKNAVLKTDEEIIVNGLKEFENISCKFLEIKSFNRHSIKNLLDPYKDQNLVGPVIINGTVNVVENFDAIGKINNVSFRDLINRVRKVDEETFELNSNIRFVNSIEIIDLITNGTIDGINFDKFAKSVVFRKEDNVTLSGAKDFQGSLTFNESFLIIEETLNDIYIKQFYEKAIFIDKPFTLNSNVIFQKDIVVKKNLEILEALDVKTIGGVNIDNLKDIVAYLDRPFFFPAPMTFTNINFNSNINVEYWNNIDMGSIIPLATDQIISNEFVSAFDITVERIDIQGEINRHNLNEIYTDTFMKIGDQNITGNLTFLGKVLMRHDFNPRLMNRVNPKQILLLNTNDTIIGNFEFEKPVILNGSLRVLGRLNEIDLIGWRATAVTTNYLTEQLVSGKWKIRGNVYLKESVKNGGHLNGFNSTKLANLLIQNCIATEASLIELTTNLPDLCKNALNLQYYAESQIYKFKAFEYLQVIDVERRILSVHYFEIEDLDILLISYETCHLDVFQFTGTKFKSIASIPDFGQIENWITLNHNNSLYFLVMGKQKCGKNSTNLWKLDNDRFVHIYQFDNVKDAKKLNNDTFLLLFVDRLESRTIQQLYKNESFQSYPNYYVSADEDQQLKFVSNTDRILLNNRYTIYEFDKDLTNYTFSNNSMGSKQIFAIKVGIIEREEFLHYDQNITKDHIFITDNDFNRMKILQIIPTNDPISFSIINFEGLVETLLIFIENNRSLKIYEYKGIQGFVYRDNIKIQAEKISNLKIRKYSNMAKKHCLAIINKNRLTILEAKMHGERLDIPKLSCPIP; this is translated from the exons ATGTtggaaaaagtaaacaaagtGTTAAATACTAATGTCAAATCTTTGCAACGTCGCTCGCTAGATTCTTTGGAAAGTACTCCGATTTGGCAGGAATATGAATTTGGAACGAATGCTGGGAATCGAGAAg AAGTCATAGTAActaatatttcgatcgaagaGGATTCAAGATTAccaaaaaatgaatataattggatagcatttgaaaataatggaattaattatttagctTGTTCcgaagaaacaatttttttattatataccttCGATATGAAAAAGAACGCAACAACGAGACGTTGCGACAAATTCGTTATAGACGCTCGTGTGTTGACATTTACATTGATCAATGTAGAAGCTACGAGATTAcacgaagaaaatgatattgttgttattatgtGCGTTGAAAATAATGGCGTTACGAGTTTACGATGGTATCGAATTTTTAAGCAAcatttagaattaattttgGTCTTGAATATACAACAACCaacgaaagatataaaaattgttaaatacgagggtcaaaataaattattattgctatttaaTGGAGACAATTATGGGACACCAGTCTCGTTAATTGACATATATAGTTTCAATCTTGATTTTGTCAAAAAAGACTATAAAGTATG gttCAGTCAAAGGATACAAGTTTCCTCGATACTCGATATgcaaatatgtaaaatatacgaGCACATTACACTAGCTCTTAATGGTATAAATGAAGTTTTACTTTACGAATACAAAGGGAACGATTACGTTCATGGAAAGTTCGAATTTTggcaaataattaaatcaaacgatttgaataatttcgtttGTTTCGAGAGCGGTCACATGCAATATTTAGCTACGTCTGGACGAGAATCTgcattatttcactttttgtataatgaatttcaatataatttcgagactgaagatttttttaacg CTTTTCCAGAGATTGCTTGGATCGTGGACGTTCGTATTGAAAGTTATAGAGACgaatcattgttattaatacaattaaaaaattccacGGTCTATGCTTTGGCTTGGCAGGGTGAtcgatttcaaaaaatatccttacccaattttcttcttaataattttgatctaTCGACAGCAACGAGTATTCCTAAATATGGATTTGTATCTGGAAATCGATTTGTCAAAATCGATACAAAATTGAGTCAACTTACTAGCCCTATAGAAGATAAAATTGCAGGAATAGTAAAAGCAAAAGCGTTATTAGAA GAACTATTagataaacaagaaaatatcattgacGAGATCGACGAAAGATTCAATCTGATGGATCACATTAATTACAcggaaattaaattattcaacgcatcaaaaataataacaacgaattTAACCATAGAAAACGACGTATTTTATACCATCAGTTTCGGTTCGAAAAATTTGACATACAAAGACATATTAACGAATGCAACTTggttaaagatatttttaaacaatctaACAGAAAAATGTCAAACTTTAGAATTAGATCTAAAAAGTACGTTCGATTTAAATTCAACGGAAATTGATTTAGCTGGTGATTTAGATATTTCTGGTGATCTACGAATCAATGGAAATCTTTACGTTGAACAATTTTCAACAAACTCGATTAATGATTTGCCAATCtccaaaatattaaaaaattatctaactAATCAGTCCGATTACGTCATTGACggagaaaaatcattttccaaTATCGAAGCGACTAATTTGATCGTTCGAAAGATCAATGGTATACCAATGGAACGAATTATGTTCGAAGGGTCTACGGTTAGTTATTcgaatatcgatttttttaagATCAACGACGTAACGATCGATGGACACTTGACTTTCTCGAAGATAAATGATATCAAATGGGAACGTGTTGTctggaaaaataaattggcTTTTATACCAGAAAAAACTATAGTTAAGGgg AAAGTCGAAGCTGCTGAAGTAAATGTGAGGACGTTGAATGATCTAAGTTATCCTTACGATTACGTGTCGGAAGAAGGCTTCGTTCCTATCGACATTACCGGAATAAAAAACATTGATCGACTTACCGTCGAAAGGTTATCCCAAGTTTTGAATATAAACAATGTCGGTATAGACGAGTTCATTACGCTTGAGAACGATCATGTTTTCGAGGAGGAAATCACTTTTCGTAACATAACTGTTCTTGGACCTTTCATG ATCAATGGTAAAATAAGTGGATTTGATGTATCTCGACTCGAACAAGAACCATTGATCAACGAGACTCAAAGCATATCTTCGAACGTTATTTTTTACAACTTAACCGTCTTGGGAAATGTTCGTTTGGAGGATTCGATAAATGGCAAATATTGGTCAAATTTTGACGATCTTTTATCGAAAAACGATTCCAAAGTCGAGATTGTTGGAACGAAGACATTTACGGGCAACGTTGCGATCGATGGATCAATCTATGTCGCATCTAACGAGATTAATGGACATGCCATCGAAGAATTTGTAACTTTGACAACCGATCAAGTATTTTCAA aTTTGAAGGAAATATCAGAAAACGTAACCTTCGATGACGTCACTTACgaatttacaaagaaaataagaaaaatcctTGAAGAAAATACGAGGGAAAATTCGAATTGCATAAATAAGAGCATAATTTTCGAAAACACTTTGTTCGTTGATGATCtatcgttcgatattttaaaCAAGAATATCACCAGTAATACGTTCAACCAAAAATTGAACCAAACTTTACAAAACGTttcctttaataatttaagagtaaacaaattaaatgttCGAGAAATCAGTccaaaatttataaacaatgtTAATTTGagtaattttatgaaatttgcCATAACCAGATCGACGATGCAAAATTTAACCGGAAATTATACGTTCGATCGATTGGAGATCGAAGATCTCGAGATCAAACGTCTAAATGGAATGTCGATGAAACAATGGAATGATCTGATCGACCGTTTAAATAGATCCTATCGGAATATTTTCGATGGCAACGTAACGTTAGAATCTGTCACTGTAAAAGGAATGATCTATACACCATCGATAAATGGAATATTGTTGGATGAAATGTATAATCCAGAAACTATGGGTACTgtgatatttgaaaatgatttatacgTAGAAAACCTAACCGTTCATGGTTTCataaacaatttcaattttaccAAACTCGTTAAGAATGCCGTGTTGAAAACAGATGAAGAAATTATAGTAAATGGTTTgaaagaatttgaaaatattagttgcaaatttcttgaaattaaatcatttaatagaCACAGTATTAAAAATCTTCTTGATCCGTACAAAGATCAAAACCTAGTTGGTCCTGTTATTATAAATG GTACCGTTAATGTTGTTGAAAATTTCGATGCAAtaggaaagataaataatgtatCTTTTCGTGACTTGATAAACAGAGTTCGAAAAGTAGACGAAGAAACGTTTGAGCTAAACTCAAATATTCGATTTGTCAATtcgattgaaataattgaTCTCATAACTAATGGAACGATCGATGGAATAAATTTCGACAAATTTGCCAAGTCTGTAGTATTTAGAAAGGAAGATAACGTTACTTTATCAGGAGCAAAAGATTTTCAAGGATCGTTAACGTTCAACGAATCGTTTCTAATCATCGAGGAAActttaaacgatatttatataaaacaattttatgaaAAGGCAATTTTCATCGACAAACCTTTTACTTTGAATTCCAacgttatttttcaaaaagatattGTCGTTAAGAAGAATCTAGAGATCCTTGAAGCTTTGGACGTTAAAACGATTGGTGGCGTCAACATCGACAACTTGAAAGATATCGTTGCTTATTTAGATcggcctttcttttttcctg cTCCAATGACGTTCACGAATATTAACTTCAATTCTAATATAAACGTCGAATATTGGAATAACATAGACATGGGCTCGATAATACCATTAGCTACAGATCagataatatcgaatgaatttGTCAGTGCTTTCGACATCACCGTCGAAAGAATCGATATTCAAGGGGAAATAAACAGACACAACTTGAATGAAATTTACACCGATACTTTTATG aAAATTGGTGATCAAAATATTACTGGAAATCTAACATTTCTTGGCAAAGTTCTTATGCGTCATGATTTTAATCCTCGTCTCATGAATCGTGTCAATCCAAAACAGATTCTACTTTTAAATACCAACGATACTATAATTg GAAACTTCGAGTTTGAAAAACCAGTGATCTTAAACGGATCTTTAAGAGTCTTAGGACGTTTGAATGAAATAGATCTAATTGGTTGGCGTGCAACTGCAGTCACTACGAATTATCTGACGGAACAATTGGTCTctggaaaatggaaaatacgtggaaatgtttatttgaaagaaagtGTTAAGAACGGAGGGCATTTAAATGGATTCAATTCGACTAAATTAGCTAATTTGTTGATACAAAATTGTATAGCAACGGAAGCATCTCTAATAGAATTGACA ACAAACTTGCCTGATTTATGCAAAAATGCGCTAAACCTGCAGTATTATGCAGAAAGTCAAATTTACAAATTCAAAGCTTTCGAATACTTGCAAGTAATCGATGTGGAACGCCGTATATTAAGCGTCCATTATTTCGAGATAGAAGATCTTGATATACTTCTAATAAGTTACGAAACTTGTCACTTGGATGTTTTTCAATTTACAGgaacaaaatttaaatcaatagCCAGTATCCCTGATTTTGGACAGATCGAAAATTGGATAACTTTGAATCATAACAATTCGTTATACTTTCTTGTTAtgggaaaacaaaaatgtgGAAAAAATTCGACGAATTTATGGAAACTCGATAACGACAGATTCGTTCACATTTATCAGTTTGACAATGTCAAAGacgcaaaaaaattaaacaacgaTACATTTTTACTGTTGTTCGTAGATCGTTTAGAAAGTCGAACTATCcaacaattatataaaaacgaatCATTTCAATCTTATCCGAATTATTATGTTTCCGCCGACGAAGATCAACAATTGAAATTTGTTTCTAATACcgatagaatattattaaataatcgatatactATCTATGAGTTCGATAAAGATCTTACGAATTATACGTTTTCAAACAATAGCATGGGATCGAAGCAAATTTTTGCCATCAAGGTGGGAATTATTGAAAGAGAAGAGTTTCTTCATTATGATCAAAATATTACTAAGGATCACATATTc ATCAccgataatgattttaatcgaatgaaaattctaCAAATTATACCAACAAATGATCCAATATcgttttcaataattaatttcgaggGATTAGTCGAgacgttattaatttttattgaaaataatagaagcCTTAAAATCTATGAATATAAAG GTATCCAAGGGTTCGTTTAtcgagataatattaaaattcaagcTGAGAAGAtttcgaatttaaaaatacgaaagtaTAGTAACATGGCGAAGAAACATTGCTTagcgataattaataaaaatcgattaacgaTATTGGAAGCTAAAATGCACGGAGAGAGATTGGATATACCTAAATTGTCATGTCCTATACCTTGA